In Mycobacterium tuberculosis H37Rv, a single window of DNA contains:
- the dedA gene encoding transmembrane protein DedA — MDVEALLQSIPPLMVYLVVGAVVGIESLGIPLPGEIVLVSAAVLSSHPELAVNPIGVGGAAVIGAVVGDSIGYSIGRRFGLPLFDRLGRRFPKHFGPGHVALAERLFNRWGVRAVFLGRFIALLRIFAGPLAGALKMPYPRFLAANVTGGICWAGGTTALVYFAGMAAQHWLERFSWIALVIAVIAGITAAILLRERTSRAIAELEAEHCRKAGTTAA, encoded by the coding sequence ATGGATGTGGAGGCCCTGCTGCAGTCGATCCCGCCGCTCATGGTCTACCTGGTGGTCGGCGCGGTGGTAGGGATCGAGAGCCTGGGCATCCCCCTTCCCGGCGAGATCGTGCTGGTCAGTGCCGCGGTGTTGTCGTCGCACCCCGAGCTGGCCGTCAACCCGATCGGCGTCGGCGGCGCTGCGGTGATCGGCGCCGTGGTCGGCGATTCGATCGGCTACTCGATCGGCCGCCGCTTCGGCTTACCGCTATTCGACCGGCTGGGCCGGAGGTTCCCAAAACACTTCGGCCCCGGTCATGTCGCGCTTGCTGAACGGTTGTTCAACCGATGGGGAGTCCGAGCCGTGTTCCTCGGTCGCTTCATCGCGCTGCTGCGGATATTCGCCGGACCGCTCGCTGGCGCCCTGAAGATGCCCTACCCGCGCTTCCTGGCCGCCAACGTCACAGGCGGCATCTGCTGGGCCGGCGGCACCACTGCACTGGTCTACTTCGCCGGGATGGCCGCCCAGCACTGGTTGGAACGGTTCTCCTGGATCGCGCTGGTCATCGCGGTCATCGCCGGCATTACGGCCGCGATCTTGCTGCGCGAACGCACTTCGCGCGCGATCGCCGAACTCGAGGCCGAGCACTGCCGCAAAGCCGGTACCACCGCGGCGTGA
- a CDS encoding integral membrane protein, which yields MVVRSILLFVLAAVAEIGGAWLVWQGVREQRGWLWAGLGVIALGVYGFFATLQPDAHFGRVLAAYGGVFVAGSLAWGMALDGFRPDRWDVIGALGCMAGVAVIMYAPRGH from the coding sequence ATGGTGGTGCGGTCAATCCTGCTATTCGTCCTGGCGGCGGTTGCGGAGATCGGTGGCGCGTGGCTGGTATGGCAGGGCGTCCGCGAGCAACGGGGTTGGCTTTGGGCGGGACTCGGAGTTATTGCGCTTGGGGTCTATGGGTTCTTCGCCACATTGCAGCCGGACGCCCATTTCGGTCGGGTCTTGGCCGCCTACGGTGGTGTGTTTGTCGCCGGTTCGCTCGCCTGGGGCATGGCCCTGGACGGGTTCCGGCCCGACCGGTGGGATGTCATCGGTGCCCTTGGCTGCATGGCCGGGGTAGCCGTGATCATGTACGCCCCTCGCGGCCACTGA
- a CDS encoding ArsR family transcriptional regulator: MPKSLPVIDISAPVCCAPVAAGPMSDGDALAVALRLKALADPARVKIMSYLFSSPAGEQVSGQLAAALSLSDGTVSHHLAQLRKAGLVISDRRGMHVFHRVHPEALQALCTVLNPNCCA; this comes from the coding sequence ATGCCCAAGTCGCTGCCGGTGATTGACATCTCCGCTCCCGTGTGCTGCGCCCCGGTGGCGGCGGGGCCGATGAGCGACGGCGACGCCTTGGCGGTGGCGCTGCGGCTGAAGGCCCTGGCCGACCCGGCACGAGTCAAGATCATGTCCTACCTGTTCAGCTCGCCGGCCGGCGAGCAGGTCAGCGGCCAACTAGCGGCGGCGCTCAGCCTCAGCGATGGCACCGTCAGCCACCACTTGGCCCAGCTGCGCAAGGCCGGCCTGGTCATTTCCGATCGCCGGGGCATGCACGTCTTCCATCGGGTACATCCTGAAGCCCTGCAAGCGCTGTGTACCGTGCTCAACCCGAACTGCTGCGCCTGA
- the cadI gene encoding cadmium inducible protein CadI: MSRVQLALNVDDLEAAITFYSRLFNAEPAKRKPGYANFAIADPPLKLVLLENPGTGGTLNHLGVEVGSSNTVHAEIARLTEAGLVTEKEIGTTCCFATQDKVWVTGPGGERWEVYTVLADSETFGSGPRHNDTSDGEASMCCDGQVAVGASG, encoded by the coding sequence ATGTCCCGCGTTCAGCTAGCCCTCAACGTCGACGACCTGGAGGCCGCAATCACGTTCTACTCCAGGCTGTTCAACGCCGAGCCCGCCAAACGCAAGCCCGGATACGCCAACTTCGCGATCGCCGATCCGCCGCTTAAGTTGGTGCTGCTGGAGAACCCCGGCACCGGCGGTACCCTCAACCATCTCGGTGTGGAAGTCGGCTCGAGCAACACCGTGCATGCCGAAATCGCCCGGTTGACCGAAGCCGGACTGGTCACCGAGAAGGAGATCGGCACCACGTGTTGCTTTGCCACCCAGGACAAGGTGTGGGTGACCGGCCCGGGTGGGGAACGCTGGGAGGTTTATACCGTGCTGGCCGACTCCGAGACCTTCGGCAGCGGTCCTCGGCACAACGACACCAGCGACGGCGAAGCAAGCATGTGCTGCGACGGCCAAGTCGCCGTTGGCGCAAGCGGCTAA
- a CDS encoding ArsR family transcriptional regulator encodes MSNLHPLPEVASCVVAPLVREPLNPPAAAEMAARFKALADPVRLQLLSSVASRAGGEACVCDISAGVEVSQPTISHHLKVLRDAGLLTSRRRASWVYYAVVPEALTVLSNLLSVHADAAPALGAPA; translated from the coding sequence ATGTCGAATCTGCATCCGTTACCAGAGGTGGCGAGCTGCGTAGTCGCGCCGCTGGTGCGCGAACCGCTGAATCCTCCGGCCGCGGCCGAAATGGCGGCCCGGTTCAAAGCCCTGGCCGATCCGGTGCGATTGCAGCTGCTGAGCTCGGTTGCCAGTCGCGCCGGCGGCGAGGCCTGCGTCTGCGACATTTCCGCGGGAGTCGAGGTGAGCCAGCCCACGATTTCGCATCATCTCAAGGTGCTGCGCGACGCGGGTTTGCTGACCTCGCGGCGTCGGGCCTCGTGGGTGTACTACGCCGTGGTCCCCGAGGCGCTGACCGTGTTGTCGAACCTGCTCAGCGTGCATGCCGATGCCGCACCCGCCCTGGGGGCACCGGCATGA
- the arsC gene encoding arsenic-transport integral membrane protein ArsC — protein sequence MTETVTRTAAPAVVGKLSTLDRFLPVWIGSAMAAGLLLGRWIPGLHTALEGVQLDGISLPIALGLLIMMYPVLAKVRYDRLDTVTGDRKLLLSSLLLNWVLGPALMFALAWLLLADLPEYRTGLIIVGLARCIAMVIIWNDLACGDREAAAVLVALNSIFQVAMFAALGWFYLSVLPGWLGLEQTTIATSPWQIAKSVLIFLGIPLLAGYLSRRIGEKTKGRNWYESRFLPKVGPWALYGLLFTIVILFALQGDQITGRPLDVARIALPLLAYFAIMWVGGYLLGAALRLGYRRTTTLAFTAASNNFELAIAVAIATYGATSGQALAGVVGPLIEVPVLVGLVYVSLALRNRLAGPNATHDADKPSVLFVCVHNAGRSQMAAGLLTHLAGDRIEVRSAGTEPAGQVNPTAVAAMAEMGIDITANAPTLLTGGQVQSSDVVITMGCGDACPYFPGVSYRNWKLPDPAGQPLDVVRMIRDDIADRVQALIAELLATAKTR from the coding sequence ATGACGGAGACGGTCACCCGCACCGCCGCCCCGGCGGTGGTGGGCAAACTCTCGACGCTGGACCGCTTCTTGCCGGTGTGGATCGGGTCGGCAATGGCCGCCGGGCTACTACTGGGCCGGTGGATTCCCGGCCTGCACACCGCCCTAGAAGGGGTTCAGCTCGACGGGATTTCGCTGCCGATCGCGCTAGGCCTGCTGATCATGATGTATCCGGTGCTGGCCAAGGTGCGCTACGACCGCCTCGACACCGTCACCGGTGACCGCAAGCTGCTACTCAGCTCGCTGCTGCTGAACTGGGTACTGGGCCCGGCGTTGATGTTCGCGCTGGCTTGGCTGCTACTGGCGGATCTGCCCGAGTACCGCACCGGGCTGATCATCGTGGGCCTGGCTCGCTGCATCGCCATGGTGATCATCTGGAACGACCTGGCCTGCGGGGATCGCGAAGCCGCCGCCGTGCTCGTCGCGTTGAACTCGATCTTTCAGGTGGCCATGTTCGCCGCGCTCGGCTGGTTCTACCTGTCGGTGCTACCGGGTTGGCTGGGCCTCGAGCAGACCACCATCGCCACATCCCCGTGGCAGATCGCCAAGTCGGTGCTGATCTTCCTCGGCATCCCGCTGCTGGCCGGCTACCTGTCGCGGCGGATCGGCGAAAAGACCAAGGGCCGCAACTGGTATGAATCCCGCTTCCTGCCCAAGGTGGGACCGTGGGCGCTCTACGGTTTGCTGTTCACCATCGTGATTCTCTTTGCGCTGCAAGGAGATCAGATCACCGGCCGACCGCTGGACGTCGCACGCATTGCGCTGCCGCTGCTGGCCTACTTCGCCATCATGTGGGTAGGCGGCTACCTACTGGGGGCGGCGCTGCGGCTAGGGTATCGGCGCACCACCACGCTGGCGTTCACCGCCGCGAGCAACAACTTCGAGCTGGCCATCGCGGTGGCCATCGCCACCTACGGCGCCACCTCCGGGCAAGCCCTGGCCGGAGTCGTCGGGCCCCTGATCGAGGTACCCGTCCTGGTGGGGTTGGTCTATGTGTCCCTGGCGCTGCGCAACCGCCTCGCCGGTCCCAACGCGACCCACGATGCCGACAAACCCAGCGTCCTATTCGTCTGTGTGCACAACGCCGGACGTTCCCAGATGGCCGCCGGGCTATTGACCCACTTGGCCGGTGACCGCATCGAAGTCCGTTCGGCCGGAACCGAGCCCGCCGGTCAGGTCAATCCGACGGCTGTGGCCGCGATGGCCGAAATGGGCATCGATATCACCGCCAATGCCCCCACATTGCTCACCGGCGGGCAGGTCCAGTCCAGCGACGTCGTCATCACGATGGGCTGCGGCGATGCCTGCCCTTACTTCCCGGGTGTCTCCTACCGCAACTGGAAACTACCCGATCCCGCCGGCCAGCCCCTCGACGTTGTGCGCATGATCCGCGACGACATCGCAGACCGCGTCCAAGCCCTGATCGCCGAGCTGCTGGCCACCGCCAAGACCAGATAG